In Desulfoferula mesophila, the genomic window GCATCCCCTCCATGCCCCGCTTCGGGGACGGGGAAAACCTTCTGGTCACCGGCTCCACCCACGACCGCTGGGGCTATCGCAAGACCGAGGGACCGGCCTTTCACGACGCGCTGGTGCGCCGCCTGAGCCAAAAGGTGCTCAGTCGCAAGGCCGAGATTTGCCGCCATGAGGGCTATTACCTGGACGACGCCGAGTTGGTGGTGGTGGCCTATGGCTTCACCGCACGGGCCGCCCTGCGCGCGGTGCGCCAGGCCCGCCGGGGCGGCCTGGCCGTGGGCTTGTTGCGCCTGATAACCATCTGGCCCTTTGACGACGAGCTGATTCGCCGGGTGGCCCAGGGGGCCAAGGGCTTTTTGGTGCCGGAGATGAACCTGGGACAGGTGGACGGCCTAGTGCGCTCCGCCGCCGGAGACACGCCGGTGAAGTCGTTGACCCAGGTCAACGGCAGCACCATCAGCCCGGCGAGCATCCTCGCCGCGCTGGGGGAGATGCGCTGATGGCCCGCTCCATGGAGAAATATCTGCGGCCCGAAGTGAAGACCACGCCGTTTTGCCCCGGCTGCGGCCATGGGGTGCTCATGGGCTCGTTGCTCCGGGCCATCGACCAGCTCGGGCTGGACATGAAAAACACCCTGTTCGTTTCGGGCATCGGCTGCGCGGCCTGGATTCCCAGCCCCAACTTCGCGGCAGACACCCTGCACACCCTGCATGGCCGGGCAGTGGCCTTTGCCACCGGGGCCAAGGCGGCCAACCCCGATCTCAAGGTGATCGTGATCTCCGGCGACGGCGACCTGGCCTCCATCGGGGGCAACCACCTGATCCACGCCGCCCGGCGCAATCTGGAACTGACGGTCATCTGCGCCAACAACATGATCTACGGCATGACCGGCGGCCAGATGGCCCCCACCACCCCCCAGGGGCACCTCACCGCCACCAGCGTGCAGGGCAACCCCTACCGGCCCTTTGACCTGGTCAAGCTGGTCAAGGGGGCGGGCGCGCCCTACGTGGCCCGGGGAGCGGTGACCCGGCCCTATGAGTTGATCGGCTATCTCAAGAAGGCCATTGCCTCCCCGGACTTCGCCTTTGTGGACGTGCTCAGCCCTTGCCCCACCCAATACGGGCGGCGCAACAAGCTGGATTCGGCCGGGGCCATGTACGAGCGTTTGCGGGGACTGTGCCAAGAATCGGCAGAGGGGACCTGCGCGCCGGGGGACGCGGGAGACTCCCTGCGGTTGGGTGAGTTCAATGACTGAGCGCAAGGAAATACGTCTGGCCGGTTTGGGCGGCCAAGGGGTGGTGCTGGCCGGAGTGCTCTTGGGCCAGGCCGCGGTGGACCAGGGCCTGTACGCGGCGGGCTCCAACTCCTACGGGGCCCAGGCACGGGGAGGCGGCGCCCGGGCCGACCTGGTGCTGGACAACCAAGAGATCGACTACCCCCACGTGGAACAACCCGACCTGCTGGTGGCCATGAGCCAGGGGGCCTACGACGCCTACGCCTCGGGCGTGGCCGACGGCGGCATGGTGCTGTTCGACTCCGGCCTGGTGACGCCCGTCGCTCCCCATGACCGCTACGGCGCCAAGGTGACCGCCATGGCCCTGGAGGAGTTCGGCAGCCGTCAGGTGGCCAACGTGCTCTGGGTGGGGTTGGTGGCCGGGGTTACCGGCTGGTTCGACAGCCGGGCCCTGGAGAAGACCATGCTGGGCCTGGTGCCCGAGCGCTTCGCCGAGCTGAACAAGGCGGCTTTGGCCAAGGGCCTGCAAGAGGGCCGCGCCTGGGAGGTGGCCTGATGGAAGGCAGAACTCATGTGCCCGTGGTGGACGAGGCCCTGTGCGGGGTGTGCGGGGTGTGCCGGGGGGCCTGCCCGGCCCTGGGCAGCCCCGACCTGCTGGAGGGCGAAAGCGACACCATGCGCGCCGCGCTGGCCTCCCAGGCGGACGCGGGCCAAAGCGAGCTGGCCCCCTGCCAAGACGCCTGCCCCCTGGGCCAGGACATCAACGGCTATTTGGGCGCCCTGGCCAAGGGCGCGCAAACGGACGCCTTGGAGATAATCCTCCGGGACAATCCCTTGCCTTCGGTGCTGGGCCAGGTGTGCCATCATCCTTGCCAGCAGGCCTGTTTCTCCTCCCCGGTGCAGAGGCCGCCCTCCATACGCGACCTCAAGCGCTTCGCGGCCCAGGCCCCGCGCCCCGTGCCGGTGTTGCCCTCGGGATATCCCCTGGCCAAGGTGGCCATCGTGGGGGCCGGGCCCGCCGGGCTGGCCGCCGCCTGGGAGCTGGCCCGCCGAGGGGCCAAGGCGGTGGTCTTTGACGCCCAGCCCATGGCCGGGGGCATGTTGGCCTGGGCCATCCCCGACTTCCGCCTGCCGCGCCAGGATCTGCAGCGGGACCTGGACTACGTGGCCGCCCACGGGGTGGAGTTCAAGCTGGGCCATGCCCTGAGACCCGAAGAGGTTGCGGCCCTGCGCGAGGAGTATGACGCGGTGATCCTGGCCTGCGGCGCGCCCCTGGCCCAAAAAGCCGGGCTGCCCGGAGAGGAGCTGCCCGGCGTATACCAGGGCCTGGACTTTTTGCGCGACACCGCCCTGTGCAAGCCGCCGAAGCTCAAGGCTCCGGTGGTGGTGGTGGGCGGCGGCAACGTGGCCCTGGACGCGGCCCGCGAGGCCCTGCGCCGGGGCCTGCCGGTAACGCTGGCCTATCGCCGCGACCGCGAGCAGATGCCCGCCTACGCCGAAGAACTGGCCGCGGCCGAGGCCGAAGGCCTGAACTTCGTCTTCCGAGTGCAGCCCGTGGCCCTACAAAGGGGGGAGGGCGGCGGCGTGACCTCGCTCACGGTGCAGGGCACCCAGCCCGGAGCGCCGGGAGCCGACGGCCGGGTGGCCTTCCAGCCGGACGGCGCTCCGCCGCGCCAATTGGAGGCGGGCAGCGTGATCCTGGCTCTGGGGCAGAAAAGCGAGGCCGAGGCCTGGCAAAACGGCCTGGCCCTGGACGGCCTGCAAGGCGACGCCCGGGGGCGGCTGGCTCCGGGCCTGTACGTGGCCGGCGATCTGGCCAGCGGCCCGGCCACGGTGGTGCAGGCCATGGCCGGAGGAATCAAGGCCGCCCGGGCCATCATGGAAGAGGTGCAATCATGAGCCTGCGTCCGCCGTGCCCCCTGCCTGAAAGCGCCCCCGCCCTTGGTCATGGGGAGATAACCCTCGAACAGGCCCGGGCCGAAGCGGCCCGCTGTTTGTCGGGCCACTCCTGCCAGGGATGCGAGCTATGCCTGTTGATCTGCCCCGACCTGGCCATCACCAAGGACCCGGACAACGGACGGGCGGTGATAGACCTGGCCTTTTGCAAGGGCTGCGGCCTTTGCGCCGAGGTATGTCCCAAGGGGGCTATAACCATGCAGCTCGACCAGGGCTAACCCCGGCGCAGCCAGAAGCTGCATGGCGGCGTTGTCGGCGTCACTCGGTCCTCGGCGTAGGTAGACTACGCCTGCGTCCCCTGGCTGTGCCGGAATGATCCTTTGAAAAGAAACGGCCGGGACGCGCCGACATCCCGGCCGTAGGTTTTTATACGCAGGTAGGTCAGGCCTTGGGTTTGATGCCCAGGATCTGGCGGGCATCGTCGCAGGTGGCCACCTCCCGTTGCAGGATCTTGGCCAGCTCCACGGTGCGCTCCACGAAGCGGGCGTTGCTGTCGGCCAGCACCCCCCGGCTCAAATACAAGTTGTCTTCAAAGCCCACCCGCACGTGGCCGCCCATGAGAATGGCGTGGGTGGTGATGGGCAACTGGCGGGCCCCCACGCCCAGCACCGACCAGGGGCAATCGATATTCAGCTGGCGGCGGAAAGCCATTAGGGTGTCCAAATCGGCGGGCGCGCCCCAGGGTATGCCCAAGCAGAATTGGAAATAGGGCGGCTCGTTCACCAGGCCGCGCTGCACCATGTCCAGGGCTTGGCGCAAGTGGCCCAGCTCGAACACCTCGATCTCCGGCTTGACCCCGTTTTCCTGCATGCGCCTGGCCGCCTTGTCCACCCATTCGGTGGGATTGATGAACACCCGGCCCCGGAAATTGAGGCTGCCCACGTCCAGGGAACACAGGTCCGGCTTAAGCGAGATGGGCAGCATGCGTTCCTCGTCCGGATCCTCGGCCTGGATGTTGAAGCCGCTGGTGGTCAGGTTGACCAGCATGTCGCTTTCGGCCCGGATGCGCTCCAGGGCCTCGGCGAAAAGCTCGCGCTCAAAGGCCGGGGAGCCGCTCTGGGGATCGCGCACGTGAATGTGGACTACGCTGGCCCCGGCCCGCCAGGCGCGCAATGCCTCTTGGGCGATTTCCTCGGGCGAGTGAGGGATGGCCGGGTTTTGCTCCCGGGTGGGGGCGGAGCCGCAAACGGCCACGTTGATGATCAGTTTGTCCAAAGGGACCTCCTCTTCCCAGGTTGGATTTCAGGCTGACGGGCTTCGCTCCTCCGGGGAGCGCACCCTCGCGGCTTGTCTTCGGCATAAAGGCGCGGTCTTCTTGTTCCGGCAACAAAAATAAAGCGACCTTGGCGCTATCACCGCTTGACTTGCCGAACGATAGCATAATATAAAATATTATATTTAATAATAAGTAATAAACTATATTTCAAAAGATTTCGGCCGTCACCCCAATGGTTTGGTGGAGGGGCTGCGGATACTGTCAGCGCGGTTAACCGAAGGGGACGTAACTATTGAAAAGCGCACAAACCTTGGTCGAAAAAGCATATCAGCAGATCAAGCTGATGCTGTTAAATGACGAACTGGTGGCCGGACAAAAGCTGCGCTACCAAGACATAGCCAAGCGGCTGGAAATGAGCCAGACGCCGGTCAATCTGGCCCTGGTTCGCCTGGAAAACGAGGGCCTGGTTCACTGGGAGGCCAACAAGGGCTACTCCGTGCCGGAGTTGGACCTGGAAGAAGCCCTGGAGCTTTACGAACTAAGGGTGCTCTTGGAAGGTTTTCTGGTGGAAAAGGCGGCCGAGCGCATCAGCGATGACGAATTGTCCGAGTTGCGCCTCTTGCTGGACGGCCACCGCTCGGTGCGCGGCGAGGTGTACTGTAGAGAGCGCTTGTGGTGCGACGCGCGCATCCACTTGGCCATCGCCCGCTACAGCGGCCACAAAAACGGGACCGTGTATTTGCGCCAGTTGTTCGATCGCATCTATCTGCGCTACCGGCCCGAGCGCCTTTCCATCGAGCGCTTGAGCGAAGCCGAGCACCAGCATGAGGAGTTGTTCAAAGCCTTGGCCGCCCACGACGTGCAGCAGGCCAAGCAGGTGATGACCCATCACATATCGATAGGCCAGCAACGCATGCTCAAGGGCATAAGAACTCAAGTAGAGGAACGCAGCAGGATCAAGCTCTGGGGTTGATCGCTTGGTCCCGCCGCGCCGCTTCACCTAGAAAAATCGAGGAGAAAAACAAGTTCATCTTTACCGTAGGAGGGAAGAATGCCGAAGAAGTTTTGCCTAATCGCGGTGGCGGTCGTACTTAGCCTTTGCCTGATGGCGCCGGCGGCCATGGCCGAGACCAAATTCCTGCGCATGTTCTCGGGTCCGGAGGGGGGTTCCTGGTATCCCCTGGGGTCGGCCATGATGAGCATCGTCGAGAAAAACCTCAAGATATCCACCTCCAACGGCCCCGGCGGCGGAGTGGGCAACTGCAAGGCGGTCAACGGCGGCCGGGCGGACCTGGGCTGGACCTATACCCACACCGCCTACAACGCCTATAACGGCCGCGGCAAGTTCGACAAAAAGAACACCAACCTGCGTCACCTGATGTCCTTGTACCCCGGCGTGTTCCAGATGGCCGTGGACAAGAGCAGCAAGATCTTCAGCGTGGCCGACCTGGCCAACAAGCGCATCGTGCCCGGCAAGGTCGGCTTCACCGGCACGGTCATCGCCGAGCTGGTGCTCAAGGCCTATGGCATCACCTTTGAGAGCATCAAGAAGAACGGCGGCTCGGTGAGCTTCGTGGGCTACTCCGACTCCGCCGCCCTGTTGAAGGACGGCCACAGCGACGCTTACATGGCCGTGACCTCCTGCCCCCAGTCCACCATCATCGACCTCAACTTCCGCCCGGGCATCCGTTTCCTGCCGGTTGACGCCAAGCACATGGCCAAGATTCTGAAGATGGAGCCCGGTCTGATGGCCACCGATATTCCCGTCGGCGCCTACAAAGGCCTCAAGGCACCGGTTCCCGCGGTGGGCACCGTGACCTGCATCGTGATCAACAAGGACGTGCCCGACGACGTGGCCTACAACATCGTCAAGACCCTCTACGCCAACTGGCCCGAACTGGCCAAGGTGAAGAAGGCGGCCATCGACGCTTCCAAGCCTGACAAGGCCCTGGCCGGCGTCGGCATCCCCGTGCATCCCGGCGCCATGCGCTACTACAAGG contains:
- a CDS encoding thiamine pyrophosphate-dependent enzyme — translated: MARSMEKYLRPEVKTTPFCPGCGHGVLMGSLLRAIDQLGLDMKNTLFVSGIGCAAWIPSPNFAADTLHTLHGRAVAFATGAKAANPDLKVIVISGDGDLASIGGNHLIHAARRNLELTVICANNMIYGMTGGQMAPTTPQGHLTATSVQGNPYRPFDLVKLVKGAGAPYVARGAVTRPYELIGYLKKAIASPDFAFVDVLSPCPTQYGRRNKLDSAGAMYERLRGLCQESAEGTCAPGDAGDSLRLGEFND
- a CDS encoding 2-oxoacid:acceptor oxidoreductase family protein, which produces MTERKEIRLAGLGGQGVVLAGVLLGQAAVDQGLYAAGSNSYGAQARGGGARADLVLDNQEIDYPHVEQPDLLVAMSQGAYDAYASGVADGGMVLFDSGLVTPVAPHDRYGAKVTAMALEEFGSRQVANVLWVGLVAGVTGWFDSRALEKTMLGLVPERFAELNKAALAKGLQEGRAWEVA
- a CDS encoding FAD-dependent oxidoreductase, giving the protein MEGRTHVPVVDEALCGVCGVCRGACPALGSPDLLEGESDTMRAALASQADAGQSELAPCQDACPLGQDINGYLGALAKGAQTDALEIILRDNPLPSVLGQVCHHPCQQACFSSPVQRPPSIRDLKRFAAQAPRPVPVLPSGYPLAKVAIVGAGPAGLAAAWELARRGAKAVVFDAQPMAGGMLAWAIPDFRLPRQDLQRDLDYVAAHGVEFKLGHALRPEEVAALREEYDAVILACGAPLAQKAGLPGEELPGVYQGLDFLRDTALCKPPKLKAPVVVVGGGNVALDAAREALRRGLPVTLAYRRDREQMPAYAEELAAAEAEGLNFVFRVQPVALQRGEGGGVTSLTVQGTQPGAPGADGRVAFQPDGAPPRQLEAGSVILALGQKSEAEAWQNGLALDGLQGDARGRLAPGLYVAGDLASGPATVVQAMAGGIKAARAIMEEVQS
- a CDS encoding 4Fe-4S binding protein — translated: MSLRPPCPLPESAPALGHGEITLEQARAEAARCLSGHSCQGCELCLLICPDLAITKDPDNGRAVIDLAFCKGCGLCAEVCPKGAITMQLDQG
- a CDS encoding 3-keto-5-aminohexanoate cleavage protein, with the protein product MDKLIINVAVCGSAPTREQNPAIPHSPEEIAQEALRAWRAGASVVHIHVRDPQSGSPAFERELFAEALERIRAESDMLVNLTTSGFNIQAEDPDEERMLPISLKPDLCSLDVGSLNFRGRVFINPTEWVDKAARRMQENGVKPEIEVFELGHLRQALDMVQRGLVNEPPYFQFCLGIPWGAPADLDTLMAFRRQLNIDCPWSVLGVGARQLPITTHAILMGGHVRVGFEDNLYLSRGVLADSNARFVERTVELAKILQREVATCDDARQILGIKPKA
- a CDS encoding GntR family transcriptional regulator, with product MKSAQTLVEKAYQQIKLMLLNDELVAGQKLRYQDIAKRLEMSQTPVNLALVRLENEGLVHWEANKGYSVPELDLEEALELYELRVLLEGFLVEKAAERISDDELSELRLLLDGHRSVRGEVYCRERLWCDARIHLAIARYSGHKNGTVYLRQLFDRIYLRYRPERLSIERLSEAEHQHEELFKALAAHDVQQAKQVMTHHISIGQQRMLKGIRTQVEERSRIKLWG
- a CDS encoding TAXI family TRAP transporter solute-binding subunit — its product is MPKKFCLIAVAVVLSLCLMAPAAMAETKFLRMFSGPEGGSWYPLGSAMMSIVEKNLKISTSNGPGGGVGNCKAVNGGRADLGWTYTHTAYNAYNGRGKFDKKNTNLRHLMSLYPGVFQMAVDKSSKIFSVADLANKRIVPGKVGFTGTVIAELVLKAYGITFESIKKNGGSVSFVGYSDSAALLKDGHSDAYMAVTSCPQSTIIDLNFRPGIRFLPVDAKHMAKILKMEPGLMATDIPVGAYKGLKAPVPAVGTVTCIVINKDVPDDVAYNIVKTLYANWPELAKVKKAAIDASKPDKALAGVGIPVHPGAMRYYKEMHIAK